One genomic window of Medicago truncatula cultivar Jemalong A17 chromosome 1, MtrunA17r5.0-ANR, whole genome shotgun sequence includes the following:
- the LOC11407003 gene encoding chalcone synthase 4, with product MVSVSEIRNAQRAEGPATILAIGTANPANCVEQSTYPDFYFKITNSEHKTELKEKFQRMCDKSMIKRRYMYLTEEILKENPSVCEYMAPSLDARQDMVVVEVPRLGKEAAVKAIKEWGQPKSKITHLIVCTTSGVDMPGADYQLTKLLGLRPYVKRYMMYQQGCFAGGTVLRLAKDLAENNKGARVLVVCSEVTAVTFRGPSDTHLDSLVGQALFGDGAAALIVGSDPVPEIEKPIFEMVWTAQTIAPDSEGAIDGHLREAGLTFHLLKDVPGIVSKNINKALVEAFEPLGISDYNSIFWIAHPGGPAILDQVEQKLALKPEKMKATREVLSEYGNMSSACVLFILDEMRKKSAQDGLKTTGEGLEWGVLFGFGPGLTIETVVLRSVAI from the exons ATGGTTAGTGTGTCTGAAATTCGCAATGCTCAAAGGGCAGAAGGCCCTGCAACCATTTTAGCCATTGGCACTGCAAACCCAGCCAATTGTGTTGAACAAAGCACATATCCTGATTTCTACTTCAAAATCACAAATAGTGAACACAAGACTGAACTCAAAGAGAAATTCCAACGCATGT GTGATAAATCTATGATCAAGAGGAGATATATGTACCTAACAGAGGAGATTTTGAAAGAGAATCCTAGTGTTTGTGAATACATGGCACCTTCATTGGATGCTAGGCAAGACATGGTGGTGGTAGAGGTACCTAGACTAGGGAAGGAGGCTGCAGTGAAGGCCATAAAAGAATGGGGTCAACCAAAGTCAAAGATTACTCACTTGATCGTTTGCACCACAAGTGGTGTAGACATGCCTGGAGCTGATTACCAACTCACAAAACTCTTAGGTCTTCGCCCATATGTGAAAAGGTATATGATGTACCAACAAGGTTGCTTTGCAGGAGGCACGGTCCTTCGTTTGGCTAAAGATTTAGCTGAAAACAACAAAGGTGCTCGTGTGTTGGTTGTCTGTTCTGAAGTCACTGCAGTCACATTTCGCGGCCCTAGTGATACTCACTTGGACAGCCTTGTTGGACAGGCCCTATTTGGAGATGGAGCTGCTGCACTAATTGTTGGTTCAGATCCAGTACCAGAAATTGAGAAACCAATATTTGAGATGGTTTGGACTGCACAAACAATTGCTCCAGATAGTGAAGGAGCCATTGATGGTCACCTTCGTGAAGCTGGACTAACATTTCACCTTCTTAAAGATGTTCCTGGGATTGTTTCAAAGAACATCAATAAAGCTTTGGTTGAGGCTTTCGAACCATTAGGAATTTCTGATTACAATTCAATCTTTTGGATTGCACACCCTGGTGGACCTGCAATTCTAGATCAAGTTGAGCAAAAGTTAGCCTTAAAGCCTGAAAAGATGAAAGCCACCAGAGAAGTGCTTAGTGAATATGGAAATATGTCAAGTGCATGTGTTTTGTTTATCTTAGATGAAATGAGAAAGAAGTCAGCTCAAGATGGACTGAAGACCACGGGAGAAGGACTTGAGTGGGGTGTTTTATTTGGCTTTGGACCAGGTCTTACTATTGAAACTGTTGTTTTGCGCAGTGTCGCTATATGA
- the LOC120577917 gene encoding chalcone synthase 4, which yields MVSVSEIRNAQRAEGPATILAIGTANPANCVEQSTYPDFYFKITNSEHKTELKEKFQRMCDKSMIKRRYMYLTEEILKENPSVCEYMAPSLDARQDMVVVEVPRLGKEAAVKAIKEWGQPKSKITHLIVCTTSGVDMPGADYQLTKLLGLRPYVKRYMMYQQGCFAGGTVLRLAKDLAENNKGARVLVVCSEVTAVTFRGPSDTHLDSLVGQALFGDGAAALIVGSDPVPEIEKPIFEMVWTAQTIAPDSEGAIDGHLREAGLTFHLLKDVPGIVSKNINKALVEAFEPLGISDYNSIFWIAHPGGPAILDQVEQKLALKPEKMKATREVLSEYGNMSSACVLFILDEMRKKSAQDGLKTTGEGLEWGVLFGFGPGLTIETVVLRSVAI from the exons ATGGTTAGTGTGTCTGAAATTCGCAATGCTCAAAGGGCAGAAGGCCCTGCAACCATTTTAGCCATTGGCACTGCAAACCCAGCCAATTGTGTTGAACAAAGCACATATCCTGATTTCTACTTCAAAATCACAAATAGTGAACACAAGACTGAACTCAAAGAGAAATTCCAACGCATGT GTGATAAATCTATGATCAAGAGGAGATATATGTACCTAACAGAGGAGATTTTGAAAGAGAATCCTAGTGTTTGTGAATACATGGCACCTTCATTGGATGCTAGGCAAGACATGGTGGTGGTAGAGGTACCTAGACTAGGGAAGGAGGCTGCAGTGAAGGCCATAAAAGAATGGGGTCAACCAAAGTCAAAGATTACTCACTTGATCGTTTGCACCACAAGTGGTGTAGACATGCCTGGAGCTGATTACCAACTCACAAAACTCTTAGGTCTTCGCCCATATGTGAAAAGGTATATGATGTACCAACAAGGTTGCTTTGCAGGAGGCACGGTCCTTCGTTTGGCTAAAGATTTAGCTGAAAACAACAAAGGTGCTCGTGTGTTGGTTGTCTGTTCTGAAGTCACTGCAGTCACATTTCGCGGCCCTAGTGATACTCACTTGGACAGCCTTGTTGGACAAGCACTATTTGGAGATGGAGCTGCTGCACTAATTGTTGGTTCAGATCCAGTACCAGAAATTGAGAAACCAATATTTGAGATGGTTTGGACTGCACAAACAATTGCTCCAGATAGTGAAGGGGCCATTGACGGTCACCTTCGTGAAGCTGGACTAACATTTCACCTTCTTAAAGATGTTCCTGGGATTGTTTCAAAGAACATCAATAAAGCATTGGTTGAGGCTTTTGAACCATTGGGAATTTCTGATTACAATTCAATCTTTTGGATTGCACACCCTGGTGGACCTGCAATTCTAGATCAAGTGGAGCAAAAGTTAGCCTTAAAGCCTGAAAAGATGAAAGCCACCAGAGAAGTGCTTAGTGAATATGGAAATATGTCAAGTGCTTGTGTTTTGTTTATCTTAGATGAAATGAGAAAGAAGTCAGCTCAAGATGGACTGAAGACCACGGGAGAAGGACTTGAGTGGGGTGTTTTATTTGGCTTTGGACCCGGTCTTACCATTGAAACTGTTGTTTTGCGTAGTGTCGCTATATGA
- the LOC11420334 gene encoding chalcone synthase 8, whose product MVSVSEIRNAQRAEGPATILAIGTANPANCVEQSTYPDFYFKITNSKHKTELKEKFQRMCDKSMIKRRYMYLTEEILKENPSVCEYMAPSLDARQDMVVVEVPRLGKEAAVKAIKEWGQPKSKITHLIVCTTSGVDMPGADYQLTKLLGLRPYVKRYMMYQQGCFAGGTVLRLAKDLAENNKGARVLVVCSEVTAVTFRGPSDTHLDSLVGQALFGDGAAALIVGSDPVPEIEKPIFEMVWTAQTIAPDSEGAIDGHLREAGLTFHLLKDVPGIVSKNINKALVEAFEPLGISDYNSIFWIAHPGGPAILDQVEQKLALKPEKMKATREVLSEYGNMSSACVLFILDEMRKKSAQDGLKTTGEGLEFGVLFGFGPGLTIETVVLRSIAI is encoded by the exons ATGGTTAGTGTGTCTGAAATTCGCAATGCTCAAAGGGCAGAAGGCCCTGCAACCATTTTAGCCATTGGCACTGCAAACCCAGCCAATTGTGTTGAACAAAGCACATATCCTGATTTCTACTTCAAAATCACAAATAGTAAACACAAGACTGAACTCAAAGAGAAATTCCAACGCATGT GTGATAAATCTATGATCAAGAGGAGATATATGTACCTAACAGAGGAGATTTTGAAAGAGAATCCTAGTGTTTGTGAATACATGGCACCTTCATTGGATGCTAGGCAAGACATGGTGGTGGTAGAGGTACCTAGACTAGGGAAGGAGGCTGCAGTGAAGGCCATAAAAGAATGGGGTCAACCAAAGTCAAAGATTACTCACTTGATCGTTTGCACCACAAGTGGTGTAGACATGCCTGGAGCTGATTACCAACTCACAAAACTCTTAGGTCTTCGCCCATATGTGAAAAGGTATATGATGTACCAACAAGGTTGCTTTGCAGGAGGCACGGTCCTTCGTTTGGCTAAAGATTTAGCTGAAAACAACAAAGGTGCTCGTGTGTTGGTTGTCTGTTCTGAAGTCACTGCAGTCACATTTCGCGGCCCTAGTGATACTCACTTGGACAGCCTTGTTGGACAGGCCCTATTTGGAGATGGAGCTGCTGCACTAATTGTTGGTTCAGATCCAGTACCAGAAATTGAGAAACCAATATTTGAGATGGTTTGGACTGCACAAACAATTGCTCCAGATAGTGAAGGAGCCATTGATGGTCACCTTCGTGAAGCTGGACTAACATTTCACCTTCTTAAAGATGTTCCTGGGATTGTTTCAAAGAACATCAATAAAGCATTGGTTGAGGCTTTCGAACCATTAGGAATTTCTGATTACAATTCAATCTTTTGGATTGCACACCCTGGTGGACCTGCAATTCTAGATCAAGTTGAGCAAAAGTTAGCCTTAAAACCTGAAAAGATGAAAGCCACCAGAGAAGTGCTTAGTGAATATGGAAATATGTCAAGTGCCTGTGTTTTGTTTATCTTAGATGAAATGAGAAAGAAGTCAGCTCAAGATGGATTGAAGACCACAGGAGAAGGACTTGAATTTGGTGTTTTATTTGGCTTTGGACCGGGTCTTACCATTGAAACTGTTGTTTTGCGAAGTATCGCTATATGA
- the LOC112418651 gene encoding uncharacterized protein, which translates to MSSDPWCIIGDFNDHLSPEDKRGGPSRTAWLIRGFQQVVTDCNLYDLPLLGYQFTWFKSIGTASSKEARLDRALVTSSWHDLYLNATLQTLMAPISDHTPLLLQLDPVPWRTPHYSFRFNNSWLLEPELINLIQNNWGFYTSSNIITKFNYCVEDISTWSREAAPNYRHLIRKQREKNRRVPQCYTDTNSKFFHASASARKRKNTITQLRDSSGNWITSQEDLCALVRDYFTSIFSSQHGDYHSIISSVHSRVTDDDNTLLTRPFSEIEFKETIFSMHPDKSPDPDGLNPASLEPSSLPIELNATNIVLAPKIDTPETMKDLRPISLCNVLYKVISKVLANRLRPLINKWISPEQSAFVHSRSIMDNALTTFETLHHMRCKRKGKIGEVALKLDISKAFDSVSWSYLEAILSKMGFNAKWISWMMMCITSVEYHIIFNGDRIGPITPQRGLRQGCPLSPYLYILCAEGLSSIIKNYELRGKLHGSRVCQTAPPISHLLFADDSFLFCKVTISETQSLNEVLSHYESASGQGINYGKSAIAFSANTDSGVITNISSLLGVSNTIGSGKYLGLPSMVGRSKKAIFSYLKDRIWKKCQALSARSLSRAGKEVLIKSVSQAIPSYCMGAFLLPTSLCDEIEKIMNSFYWDKLTLHKSLGGLGFRNMEAFNLSMLGKQSWKLLSDSSSLLTRILKAKYFPRRDFLDAPLGHNPSYTWRSLWSAQHLLTLGHRWKIGYGSRIKVWSTPWLRDLPTLKPSTPPPPNFEDLTINHLMLPDLSSWNYNLVQSLFNPSDVVAILSTPLYNRRREDTCIWKATVDGSYSVKTAYRICTDILSEVSPQPNSTQWQLLWRLRVPPRVRAFLWRAAHHCLPTRDNLSKRGIPCLETCVSCDLLAESHMHLFFVCHKAIACWDLLGIGSIIQDLLYGADSFQQMLFDLLHKLHDHQRPLAALIIWSLWKSRNLLLWEDNGTTPSLTVTRAQEVLHEWSCVQKAKHPDHRVEQHPTWEKPPHGTIKCNVDATLLNGNSVMCYGLCFRDSSGNLLFGKSDFKLLSATVLEAEAIGLLESLKMAISKDLRHVAFETDNKILCRLLGGKQIVWLITLQELQ; encoded by the exons ATGTCCAGCGATCCCTGGTGCATAATTGGCGACTTCAATGACCACCTATCTCCGGAAGATAAACGAGGTGGCCCTTCTCGTACTGCCTGGCTCATTAGAGGATTCCAACAGGTGGTCACCGACTGTAATTTATATGATCTACCTCTTCTTGGCTACCAATTCACTTGGTTCAAAAGTATCGGCACCGCTTCTTCGAAGGAAGCCCGTTTAGATCGTGCTCTTGTTACTTCCTCCTGGCATGATCTCTACCTGAATGCAACTCTGCAAACTCTTATGGCTCCAATCTCTGATCATACTCCTCTTTTGCTTCAATTGGACCCTGTTCCCTGGCGCACACCACACTACTCCTTTCGTTTCAACAATTCCTGGCTTCTGGAACCGGAGCTCATCAATCTCATTCAAAATAATTGGGGATTCTATACTTCCTCTAATATTATTACCAAATTCAACTACTGTGTGGAAGATATCTCAACTTGGAGCCGAGAAGCTGCACCAAATTACAGACATCTAATCCGGAAACAACGCGAAAAAAATAGAAGAGTTCCGCAATGCTAT ACGGACACTAATAGCAAGTTCTTCCATGCCTCTGCTTCGGCCAGGAAAAGGAAAAATACTATTACGCAACTGCGTGACTCTTCAGGTAATTGGATCACTTCGCAAGAGGATCTTTGCGCCCTTGTTCGTGATTACTTCACCTCCATATTCTCTTCACAACATGGAGATTATCATAGCATCATTTCCTCGGTCCACTCAAGGGTAACAGATGACGACAATACCTTGCTCACCCGGCCTTTCTCTGAAATTGAATTCAAGGAAACAATTTTTAGCATGCATCCAGATAAGTCTCCCGACCCTGATGGACTTAATCCAGCTTCCCTTGAGCCTAGCTCTTTGCCCATAGAACTTAACGCCACGAATATTGTTCTAGCGCCCAAGATAGACACCCCTGAAACTATGAAGGACCTCCGTCCTATATCCTTATGCAATGTGCTCTACAAAGTAATCTCCAAGGTACTCGCCAACCGCCTCCGTCCTCTCATTAACAAATGGATCTCACCAGAACAGTCTGCCTTTGTTCACTCTCGTTCTATCATGGATAACGCTTTAACAACATTTGAGACTCTCCACCATATGCGTTgcaaaaggaaaggaaaaattgGTGAAGTTGCTTTGAAGTTAGACATCTCTAAGGCTTTTGACAGTGTAAGTTGGTCCTACCTTGAAGCTATTCTTTCCAagatggggtttaatgctaaATGGATTTCTTGGATGATGATGTGTATTACCTCTGTCGAGTACCACATCATTTTTAATGGTGATCGCATCGGTCCTATTACTCCCCAACGTGGTCTGCGCCAAGGATGTCCCCTCTCTCCTTATCTCTACATTTTATGTGCCGAGGGTCTATCATCgatcataaaaaattatgagcTTCGTGGTAAACTACATGGTTCTCGTGTGTGTCAAACTGCTCCTCCCATTAGCCACCTCCTATTTGCTGACGATAGCTTCCTCTTTTGCAAAGTAACAATCTCGGAAACACAAAGCCTAAATGAAGTTCTCTCCCATTATGAATCAGCATCAGGGCAAGGAATTAACTATGGAAAATCTGCCATCGCCTTTAGCGCAAATACGGATTCTGGTGTTATCACAAACATTTCCTCATTACTTGGTGTTTCTAACACAATTGGCTCCGGGAAATACTTAGGCCTTCCGTCTATGGTTGGTCGTAGTAAGAAAGCAATCTTCTCTTATCTTAAGGACCGTATTTGGAAAAAATGTCAAGCGTTGAGTGCTCGATCTCTATCACGTGCCGGTAAAGAAGTCTTGATCAAATCAGTTTCCCAAGCCATACCTTCTTATTGTATGGGTGCCTTCCTTCTCCCTACCTCTCTTTGTGATGAGATTGAAAAAATCATGAACTCCTTCTATTGGGATAAGTTAACTCTCCACAAAAGTTTGGGAGGCCTCGGCTTTCGAAACATGGAAGCTTTCAATTTATCTATGCTTGGTAAGCAAAGTTGGAAACTCCTTTCAGATTCGTCTTCTCTACTTACACGAATTCTCAAAGCTAAATATTTCCCGCGAAGGGATTTCTTGGATGCCCCTCTCGGCCATAATCCAAGCTACACCTGGAGAAGCCTATGGAGTGCACAACATTTACTTACCTTGGGACATAGATGGAAGATTGGTTATGGTTCAAGAATTAAAGTGTGGAGCACGCCTTGGCTGCGAGACCTTCCGACCCTTAAACCATCTACTCCTCCTCCACCAAATTTTGAGGATTTAACTATTAACCACTTAATGCTACCGGACCTCTCTTCTTGGAATTATAACCTCGTCCAATCATTGTTTAATCCTAGCGATGTTGTTGCAATATTATCTACTCCACTCTATAATAGACGTAGAGAAGATACTTGCATTTGGAAGGCTACGGTTGACGGATCCTACTCCGTTAAAACGGCCTACCGCATCTGCACCGACATTCTTAGTGAAGTATCGCCGCAACCGAACTCAACACAATGGCAGCTCCTTTGGCGCCTTCGTGTCCCTCCTAGAGTACGAGCCTTCCTTTGGCGCGCAGCTCACCATTGTCTACCTACAAGAGACAATCTATCCAAGCGTGGTATCCCTTGTTTAGAAACTTGTGTATCTTGTGATCTTCTGGCTGAATCCCATATGCACTTATTCTTTGTTTGTCATAAAGCAATTGCTTGCTGGGACCTCCTTGGCATAGGTAGCATTATTCAAGATTTACTCTACGGGGCCGATTCATTTCAACAAATGCTTTTTGACTTGTTGCATAAACTTCATGATCATCAAAGACCATTAGCAGCTCTTATCATTTGGAGCTTGTGGAAGAGTAGAAACTTGTTACTTTGGGAAGACAACGGCACTACTCCATCTCTCACAGTAACTCGCGCCCAAGAAGTGCTTCATGAATGGAGTTGTGTTCAAAAGGCCAAACATCCAGATCACCGCGTCGAGCAACACCCTACCTGGGAAAAGCCTCCTCACGGCACAATCAAGTGCAATGTCGACGCAACCCTTCTCAATGGTAACTCGGTAATGTGTTATGGTTTATGCTTCCGCGACTCTTCTGGAAACCTTCTCTTCGGCAAGTCAGACTTCAAACTTTTGTCGGCTACTGTTTTGGAAGCTGAAGCTATAGGTCTCTTGGAATCTCTCAAAATGGCCATCTCCAAAGACCTTCGCCATGTTGCATTTGAAACagataataaaattttg TGTCGTTTGTTAGGAGGCAAGCAAATAGTGTGGCTCATAACATTGCAAGAGCTGCAATAA
- the LOC25485043 gene encoding chalcone synthase 8, translating into MVSVSEIRNAQRAEGPATILAIGTANPANCVEQSTYPDFYFKITNSEHKTELKEKFQRMCDKSMIKRRYMYLTEEILKENPSVCEYMAPSLDARQDMVVVEVPRLGKEAAVKAIKEWGQPKSKITHLIVCTTSGVDMPGADYQLTKLLGLRPYVKRYMMYQQGCFAGGTVLRLAKDLAENNKGARVLVVCSEVTAVTFRGPSDTHLDSLVGQALFGDGAAALIVGSDPVPEIEKPIFEMVWTAQTIAPDSEGAIDGHLREAGLTFHLLKDVPGIVSKNINKALVEAFEPLGISDYNSIFWIAHPGGPAILDQVEQKLALKPEKMKATREVLSEYGNMSSACVLFILDEMRKKSAQDGLKTTGEGLEFGVLFGFGPGLTIETVVLRSVAI; encoded by the exons ATGGTTAGTGTGTCTGAAATTCGCAATGCTCAAAGGGCAGAAGGCCCTGCAACCATTTTAGCCATTGGCACTGCAAACCCAGCCAATTGTGTTGAACAAAGCACATATCCTGATTTCTACTTCAAAATCACAAATAGTGAACACAAGACTGAACTCAAAGAGAAATTCCAACGCATGT GTGATAAATCTATGATCAAGAGGAGATATATGTACCTAACAGAGGAGATTTTGAAAGAGAATCCTAGTGTTTGTGAATACATGGCACCTTCATTGGATGCTAGGCAAGACATGGTGGTGGTAGAGGTACCTAGACTAGGGAAGGAGGCTGCAGTGAAGGCCATAAAAGAATGGGGTCAACCAAAGTCAAAGATTACTCACTTGATCGTTTGCACCACAAGTGGTGTAGACATGCCTGGAGCTGATTACCAACTCACAAAACTCTTAGGTCTTCGCCCATATGTGAAAAGGTATATGATGTACCAACAAGGTTGCTTTGCAGGAGGCACGGTCCTTCGTTTGGCTAAAGATTTAGCTGAAAACAACAAAGGTGCTCGTGTGTTGGTTGTCTGTTCTGAAGTCACTGCAGTCACATTTCGCGGCCCTAGTGATACTCACTTGGACAGCCTTGTTGGACAAGCACTATTTGGAGATGGAGCTGCTGCACTAATTGTTGGTTCAGATCCAGTACCAGAAATTGAGAAACCAATATTTGAGATGGTTTGGACTGCACAAACAATTGCTCCAGATAGTGAAGGGGCCATTGACGGTCACCTTCGTGAAGCTGGACTAACATTTCACCTTCTTAAAGATGTTCCTGGGATTGTTTCAAAGAACATCAATAAAGCATTGGTTGAGGCTTTTGAACCATTGGGAATTTCTGATTACAATTCAATCTTTTGGATTGCACACCCTGGTGGACCTGCAATTCTAGATCAAGTTGAGCAAAAGTTAGCCTTAAAACCTGAAAAGATGAAAGCCACCAGAGAAGTGCTTAGTGAATATGGAAATATGTCAAGTGCCTGTGTTTTGTTTATCTTAGATGAAATGAGAAAGAAGTCAGCTCAAGATGGATTGAAGACCACGGGAGAAGGACTTGAGTTTGGTGTTTTATTTGGCTTTGGACCGGGTCTTACCATTGAAACTGTTGTTTTACGCAGTGTCGCTATATGA
- the LOC120577918 gene encoding uncharacterized protein, with translation MMSPLQSSKQFNTLPLMLPTVCNMHNRSHCKRHQQSFDDDDDDDDDNDCQLQEELERLVRLEHFFENALKDNRAKFMQVRIELKTVLKARAKIASLEFEVFSPTIIRNKKVTRSRPKRPIFTSGLVGRMGMLLFSRIIRKKCTSTKV, from the exons ATGATGTCACCACTGCAATCTTCAAAACAATTCAATACTCTACCCCTAATGTTGCCAACGGTCTGCAACATGCATAACAGAAGCCACTGTAAGCGACATCAACAatcatttgatgatgatgatgacgacgaCGATGACAATGATTGTCAACTTCAAGAAGAATTAGAGAGATTGGTCAGGCTTGAACACTTTTTTGAGAACGCGCTGAAGGATAATAGGGCCAAGTTTATGCAGGTTCGCATAGAGTTGAAGACTGTTCTCAAGGCTAGAGCCAAAATAGCTTCCCTGGAGTTTGAAGTTTTCTCTCCCACCATTATTCGAAACAAGAAAGTTACAAG GTCAAGACCCAAAAGACCTATTTTTACGAGTGGGCTGGTTGGAAGAATGGGGATGTTGCTCTTTTCTAGAATAATCAGGAAGAAGTGTACCAGTACTAAGGTTTAA
- the LOC120579313 gene encoding receptor-like protein EIX2, whose amino-acid sequence MRNYNIIALHALLVLSSIDRFNSATKNVDTKCKERERHALLTFKQGVQDDYGVLSTWKDDPNEDCSSYDTFDLSVGGYDGKIPAQLGNLSRLRHLDFSYNELIGEIPFQLGNLSLLQSLILCYNSNLRINNQIQGNVEWLSNLSFLRILDLSGIQNLKDSSHDTFQFIMKLPSLEGLHLHNCSLSDANILPLSDSHLNFSSSYFILLDLSLNQLTSSSMIFNWVLNYNSNLQHLELYGNLLRDTIPDDFGNIMHSLVSLDLSYNNLEGKIPKSIGNICTLQTFVASGNRLCGDLDFITSSNYFHCIGNLSSLQELLLWNNEISYGITDVGPEKKLS is encoded by the exons ATGAGAAACTATAATATTATTGCATTACATGCATTGTTGGTGTTATCCTCCATTGATAGGTTCAACTCAGCAACAAAGAATGTAGACACAAAGTGCAAAGAGAGGGAGAGACACGCACTCCTCACTTTCAAACAAGGTGTTCAAGATGACTATGGCGTGCTTTCAACATGGAAGGATGATCCTAATGAAGATTGCT CAAGTTACGACACCTTTGATCTCTCAGTTGGTGGTTATGATGGGAAGATTCCTGCTCAACTTGGGAATCTCTCACGATTGCGACACCTTGATTTTAGCTACAATGAACTCATTGGAGAAATCCCTTTCCAACTCGGAAATCTTTCATTATTGCAGTCTCTTATACTCTGTTACAATTCTAATCTTAGAATCAACAACCAAATTCAAGGAAATGTTGAGTGGCTGTCAAATCTCTCTTTTCTGAGAATTCTTGACTTGAGTGGAATTCAAAATCTCAAGGATTCTTCTCATGACACCTTTCAATTCATAATGAAGCTTCCAAGCCTTGAAGGGTTGCATCTACACAATTGTAGCCTTTCTGACGCCAATATTCTTCCTTTATCTGATTCTCATTTGAACTTTTCCTCTAGTTATTTTATTCTACTTGATCTATCTTTGAATCAGTTGACGTCATCATCAATGATATTCAATTGGGTGCTTAACTACAACTCCAATCTTCAACACCTTGAGCTTTATGGTAACTTGTTAAGAGATACCATTCCTGATGATTTTGGAAACATAATGCATTCGCTTGTAAGTCTTGATCTCTCATACAACAATCTAGAAGGAAAGATCCCAAAATCAATTGGGAATATTTGCACCTTGCAGACATTTGTTGCTTCTGGTAACCGATTGTGCGGAGATTTAGATTTCATCACTTCTAGTAACTATTTCCACTGTATTGGAAATTTATCATCGTTACAGGAACTATTATTATGGAATAATGAGATTTCTTACGGAATTACAGATGTTGGGCCTGAGAAGAAACTCTCTTGA
- the LOC25485044 gene encoding receptor-like protein EIX1 → MGALSNMEALILRNDNLSGQLPSSLKNCSNKLALLDLGENMFHGLLPSSWIGDSLHQLVILSLQFNNFNGSLPSNLCKIPSSLAHIDRLTMLDLSNNRLYGKIPIGTQLQSFNTSYFEGNSNLCGEPLDNKCPGEEPSKHQVPTTDAGDDNSIFLEAFYMSMGIGFFTSFIH, encoded by the exons ATGGGTGCCCTTTCTAACATGGAGGCTTTGATTTTAAGAAATGATAATTTGAGTGGACAACTTCCTTCTTCATTGAAGAATTGCTCAAACAAGTTGGCTTTGTTGGATCTTGGAGAAAATATGTTTCATGGTCTGTTACCTTCTTCATGGATTGGAGATAGTTTACACCAATTAGTAATCTTAAGCCTCCAATTCAATAACTTCAATGGAAGTCTACCTTCAAATCTCT GCAAAATTCCTTCCAGCCTAGCTCATATTGATCGTCTCACTATGTTGGACTTGTCAAATAATCGGCTCTATGGGAAAATTCCAATTGGGACACAGTTGCAGAGCTTTAACACTTCATATTTTGAAGGAAATTCTAATCTCTGTGGAGAACCACTTGATAATAAATGTCCAGGAGAAGAGCCATCAAAACATCAAGTGCCGACTACTGATGCAGGAGATgacaattcaatatttttagAAGCATTCTACATGAGCATGGGGATAGGATTCTTCACTAGTTTCATTCACTAA